gaaacaagaattttGTGAGAAAAATTATGGCCAAATTTTGTTGCCAGATACTAATCTTAAGCTTCTCCCTGCAAAATCTCTATGCTATAATGATTGTCCCTGGATAAAAGTGAAGGATACCACTGTAAAATACTGTCACGCAGACATACCCAGGGAAGTGGCTGTGAAACTCGGAGCCGTACCAAAGCGACACAAGGCCTTAGAAAGGTATGCATCCAACATCTGCTTCACAACGCTGGGCACTGAATTTGGGCAGAAAGAAAAACTGACCAGCAGAATTAAGAGTATCCTTAATGCCTATccttcagaaaaggaaatgttgAAAGAACTTCTTCAGAATGCTGATGACGCAAAGGCCACAGAAATCTGTTTTGTGTTTGACCCTAGACAGCATCCAGTTGATAGGATATTTGATGACAAGTGGGCCCCCTTGCAGGGGCCAGCGCTGTGCGTGTACAACAACCAGCCTTTTACAGAAGACGACGTCAGAGGGATTCAGAACCTCGGGAAAGGCACCAAGGAAGGAAACCCGTGTAAAACTGGCCAGTATGGCATCGGGTTCAATTCTGTGTACCACATCACTGACTGCCCTTCCTTCATCTCCGGGAACGACATCCTGTGTATTTTCGATCCTCATGCCAGATACGCACCAGGAGCCACTTCCGTTAGTCCTGGACGCATGTTCAGAGATTTGGATGCAGACTTTAGGACGCAGTTCTCGGATGTTCTGGATCTTTATCTGGGAACCCACTTTAAACTGGATAATTGCACCATGTTTCGGTTTCCTCTTCGTAATGCAGAAATGGCAAAAGTTTCAGAAATTTCTTCAGTTCCATCATCAGACAGAATGGTCCAGAATCTTTTGGACAAATTGCGGTCAGATGGGGCAGAACTTTTAATGTTTCTTAATCACATggaaaaaatttctatttgtgAAATAGATAAAGCTACGGGAGCCCTCAACGTGTTGTATTCTGTCAAGGGCAGCATCACCGACGGAGACAGACTGAAAAGGAAGCAGTTTCATGCGTCTGTAATTGATAGTGTCACTAAGAAGAGGCAGCTCAAGGACATACCGGTGCAGCAGATCACCTACACTATGGATACGGAGGACTCTGAGGGAAACCTCACCACCTGGCTCATTTGTAATAGATCAGGTTTCTCAAGTATGGAGAAAGTGTCTAAGAGCGTCGTGTCAGCTCACAAGAACCAAGATATCACCCTCTTCCCACGTGGGGGAGTAGCTGCCTGCATTACCCACAACTATAAGAAGCCCCACAGGGCCTTCTGCTTCCTGCCCCTCTCCTTGGAGACGGGGCTGCCGTTTCACGTGAACGGCCACTTCGCTCTTGATTCAGCCAGGAGGAACCTGTGGCGGGACGACAACGGGGTTGGCGTGCGGAGTGACTGGAACAACAGCCTGATGACGGCACTGATTGCTCCCGCGTACGTGGAGTTACTAATCCAGCTGAAAAAGCGCTACTTCCCTGGTTCTGACCCAACGTTATCGGTTTTGCAGAACACACCTATTCATGTTGTCAAGGACACTTTAAAGaagtttttgtcatttttcccagTCAACAGGCTTGACCTACAGCCAGATTTGTACTGCCTGGTGAAAGCACTTTACAGCTGCATCCACGAGGACATGAAGCGCCTGCTGCCTGTGGTGCGGGCCCCAAACATCGACGGCTCCGATCTGCACTCTGCAGTTATCATCACTTGGATTAATATGTCGACTTCAAATAAAACGAGACCGTTTTTTGACAATTTACTGCAGGATGAATTACAGCACCTTAAAAACACAGATTATAATATCACCACACGCAAAACAGTCGCAGAGAATGTCTATAGACTGAAACACCTCCTTTTGGAAATTGGCTTCAACTTAGTTTATAACTGTGATGAAACTGCTAATCTGTACCACTGTCTGATAGACGCCGATATTCCCGTTAGTTATGTAACCCCTGCCGACGTGCGATCTTTTTTGATGACGTTTTCCTCTCCCGATACTAACTGCCATATTGGGAAGCTGCCTTGTCGTCTCCAGCAGACTAACCTGAAACTTTTTCATAGTCTAAAACTCTTAGTTGATTATTGTTTTAAGGATGcagaagaaaatgagattgaCGTGGAGGGACTGCCCCTTCTCATCACACTAGACAGTGTTTTGCAAACTTTTGACGCAAAACGACCCAAGTTTCTAACAACATACCATGAGTTGATTCCATCCCGCAAAGACTTGTTCATGAATACACTGTACTTGAAGTACAGTAACATTTTACTGAACTGTAAAGTTGCAAAAGTGTTTGACATTTCCAGCTTCGCTGACTTGTTATCCTCTGTGTTGCCCCGGGAGTATAAGACCAAAAGTTGCACCAAGTGGAAAGACAGCTTTGCAAGTGAGTCTTGGCTGAAGAACGCATGGCACTTTATCAGCGAGTCTGTGAGTGTGAAAGAGGACCAAGAGGAGACAAAGCTGACCTTTGACACTGTTGTTGACACCCTGAAAGACTGGGCGTTGCTCCCTGGAACAAAGTTTACCGTGTCAGCCAATCAGCTCGTGGTTCCCGAAGGGGACGTGCTGCTTCCTCTGAGTCTCCTGCACATCGCCGTCTTCCCAAACGCCCAGAGCGATAAGGTCTTTCACGCCCTCATGAAAGCCGGCTGTATCCAGCTTGCTTTGAGCAAAATCTGCTCCAAAGATAGTGCGTTCGTTCCCCTGTTGTCACGTCACACAGCGAACATAGATAGCCCCGCGAGCATGTTGAAGGCTGTGCATTACATGGTCCAAACCTCAACATTCAGAGCTGAGAAATTAGTAGAAAATGACTTTGAAGCACTTTTGATGTATTTCAACTGCAATTTGAATCACTTGATGTCCCAAGATGACATAAAAATTCTGAAGTCACTTCCCTGCTACAAATCCATCAGTGGTCGCTATATGAGCATTGTGAAGTTTGGAACATGCTACGTGCTTACAAAGAGCATTCCTTCCGCTGAAGTGGAAAAATGGACACAATCGTCCTCCTCTGCTTTTCTCGAagaaaaaatacacttaaaagagCTGTATGAGGTGCTTGGTTGTGTACCTGTAGATGACCTTGAGGTGTATTTGAAACACCTCTTACCAAAAATTGAAAATCTTTCTTATGATGCAAAATTAGAGCATTTGATCTATCTTAAGAGCAGACTGTCAAGTGTTGAGGACGTGTCGGCGATCAGGGAGCAGCTTTTCGAAAAGCTGGAAAGCTTGCTAGTAATCCACGACGCTAGCAGCCGGCTGAGGCAAGCGAAGCATTTCTATGACAGAACTGTGAGGGTTTTTGAAGTCATGCTCCCTGAAAAATTGTTTATTCCCAAGGACTTCTTTAAAAAACTGGAACAACTTATAAAACCCAAAAATCAGGTTGCATTTATGACATCCTGGGTAGAATTCTTAAGAAATATTGGACTAAAACACATCCTTTCTCAGCAGCAGTTGTTGCAGTTTGCTAAGGAAATCAGCGTGAGGGCTAATACAGAAAACTGGTCCAAAGAAACATTGCAGAATACAGTCGACATCCTTCTCCATCATATATTCCAAGAACGAACGGATTTGTTGTCTGGAAATTTTCTGAAAGAACTGTCTTTAATACCATTCCTGTGTCCCGAGCGGGCCCCTGCTGAATTCATTCGGTTCCACCCTCAGTATCAAGAGGTGAACGGAACGCTTCCTCTCATAAAGTTCAACGGAGCACAGGTGAATCCAAAATTCAAGCAGTGCGATGTGCTCCAGCTCTTGTGGACGTCGTGCCCTATTCTTCCGGAGAAAGCCACCCCCTTGAGCATCAGAGAACAGGAAGGGAGTGACCTTGGGCCGCAGGAACAGCTGGAGCAGGTGTTAAGTATGCTGAACGTGAACCTGGACCCCCCTCTGGACAAGGTCATCAATAACTGCAGGAACATCTGCAACATCACCACTCTGGATGAGGACATGGTCAAGACGAGGGCAAAGGTCTTACGGAGCATATACGAGTTTCTCAGCGCAGAGAAGAGGGAGTTCCGCTTTCAGCTGCGGGGCGTCGCTTTTGTGATGGTGGAAGATGGCTGGAAGCTTCTGAAGCCGGAGGAGGTGGTGATCAATCTTGAGTATGAGTCTGATTTTAAACCGTATCTGTACAAGCTGCCTTTAGAACTGGGCACCTTTCACCAGCTGTTCAAACACTTAGGTACTGAAGATATCATTTCAACCAAGCAGTATGTGGAAGTGCTCAGCCGCATCTTcaaaaattctgaaggaaaacagTTAGATCCTAATGAAATGCGCACCGTGAAGAGAGTCGTTTCCGGCTTGTTCAAGAGTCTCCAGAACGACTCGGTCAAGGTGCGGGGCGATCTGGAGAACATCCGGGACCTCGCGCTCTACCTGCCGAGCCAGGATGGGAGGCTGGTGAAGTCCAGCCTCCTGGTGTTTGACGACGCCCCGCATTACAGGAGCAGGATCCAggggaacattggggtgcagatGCTGGTGGACCTGAGCCAGTGCTACCTGGGGAAGGACCACGGCTTCCACACCAAGCTGATCATGCTCTTCCCGCAGAAGCTGCGGCCCCGCCTGCTGAGCAGCATCCTCGAGGAGCAGCTGGACGAGGAGGCCCCCAGGGTCTGCCAGTTCGGGGCGCTGTGCTCCCTGCAGGGccggctgcagctgctgctgtccTCTGAGCAGTTCATCACGGGCCTCATCAGGGTCATGAAGCACGAGAACGACAGCGCGTTCCTGGCCAACGAGGAGAAAGCCATACGGCTCTGCAAGGCCCTGAGAGAGGGGCTGAAGGTGTCCTGCTTTGAGAAACTTCAGACCACACTGAGAGTTAAAGGCTTCAGTCCTATTCCCCAGAGCAGAAGTGAAACGTTTGCTTTCCTGAAGAGGTTTGGGAACGCAGTCATCCTGCTGTACATACAGCACTCGGACAGTAAAGATATTAACTTCCTGTTAGCCTTGGCGATGACGCTTAAATCAGCGACCGACAATTTGATTTCTGACACTTCGTATCTGATTGCTATGCTAGGATGCAATGATATTTACAGGATCAGTGAGAAACTTGACAGTTTAGGGGTGAAATACGACTCTTCAGAACCGTCGAAACTTGAACTCCCAACGCCTGGCACTCCCATACCGGCTGAGATTCACTACACGCTGCTCATGGACCCGATGAATGTCTTTTACCCGGGGGAATACGTCGGGTACCTCGTTGATGCCGAAGGCGGGGATATCTACGGGTCGTACCAGCCGACATACACGTACGCCATTATCGTGCAGGAAGTTGAGAGAGAGGATGCTGACAGCTCCAGCTTTCTAGGGAAGATATATCAGATCGACATTGGTTACAGTGAGTATAAGATAGTTAGCTCTCTCGATCTGTACAAGTTTTCAAGGCCAGAGGAAAGCTCTCAGAGCAGAGACAGCGCCCCCTCCACACCCACCAGCCCTACAGAGTTCCTGGCCCCGGGTCTGCGAAGCATCCCTCCTCTTTTCTCTGGCAGGGAGAGTCACAAGACCTCATCTGTGAAGCACCATTCCCCCAAAAAGCTTAAGGTGAATTCTTtaccagaaattttaaaagaagtgacATCAGTGGTGGAGCAAGCTTGGAAGCTTccagaatctgaaagaaaaaagattattaGGCGGTTGTATTTGAAATGGCACCCTGACAAAAACCCAGAGAATCATGACATCGCTAATGAAGTTTTTAAACACCTGCAGAATGAAATTAACAGATTAGAGAAACAGGCTTTTCTAGATCAAAATGCAGACAGAGCCTCGAGGAGAACATTTTCAACCTCAGCGACCCGATTTCAGTCAGAGAAGTACTCGTTTCAGAGATTTTATACCTCGTGGAATCAAGAAGCAACAAGCCACAAGTCGGAAAGGCAGCAACAGAACAAGGAAACGTGCCCACCTGCGGCCGGGCAGACCTACTCCCAGCGGTTCTTTGTTCCCCCCACCTTCAAGTCGGTGGGTAACCCAGTGGAAGCCCGCAGATGGTTACGACAAGCCAGGGCCAACTTCTCAGCCGCCAGGAATGACCTTCACAAGAACGCCAACGAGTGGGTGTGCTTCAAGTGCTTCCTCGCCACCAAGCTGGCCCTGATCGCCGCCGACTACGCCATGAGGGGCAAGTCCGACAAGGACGTGAAGCCGACCGCGCTCGCGCAGAAGATCGAGGAGTACGGTCAGCAGCTGGAGGGCCTGACCAATGACGTCCACACCTTGGAAGCCTACGGTGTAGACAGTTTAAAAACAAGGTACCCCGACCTGCTGCCCTTCCCACAGATCCCGAATGACAGGTTCACTTCTGAGGTTGCCATGAGAGTGATGGAGTGTACTGCCTGTATCATCATAAAACTTGAAAACTTCATACAACAAAAAGCATGAGaacatttaaaggaaaagcaGAGCTAGGTCTTGAATGTCTTGTAGCACAAGTGTGAATTGCTGTCCCGCCTCAAGCCTCATTGCCAGTGGTTCAGGGACTGCGAAACACGTGCAGACTGTTGGGGAAACATCTTGGAGTTGTTATCAACATGAATTTCAACAGAGCACTTAACTGGATCCAAGAGAGAGCTGTTTGGAGGCTGGTGGTGAACTGTGGAATTGCACCTCGTTGAACTGCACTTTACACAACCAAAGCTCAGCCGCTTGTTAGATGAGTCTCCGTGTCTCTGGTTACGGTGAAgttagttttatgtttttaatgtagtGTTTTTGAAGGAGCTAATAAATCAACATATCGTTGATTTAAACAAAAGGGGAATTGAGTCTTTGGAGCTTGTCATTTCTTTAAGTGGATGCTCTTGGGTGTGTTATTTTCTTATCAGCTGGATCTGATTATGAATTTGTTGCGATTTTGCATATTAGAGCCTCCTTACATGTATAACATGGTACAGTATTTTACTCCTGAATATTACTTGATTGAGACTCTGCGGACGGTACTGGCTGGGGCGCGCCGAGTGCACTTTACACCCTTATGCTGGACGTCCTCCCGCCCGGGGTTTACAGGCTTCCTGGTTCAGGAAGTagcacgtgggagaccccagcgGTGGCTGCTCTGGCCGCCGGACGTGAATACTGCTTCCTGGAACCGCCTGCCAAAGCGACACCTGTCACCCGTTAGAACATTTGCTTTAAGTTTGTACATATTTTCCACAAATGTCATAATTTATATAATGCGGTTGAACAGGATGCAATCTTTTGTTGTCTAaggtgctgcagtaaacatttttTGTCCTTCAACATGGCACTTAGTGGAGTTTTTTGGATTTCACtttgaagacattaaaaaattgtaaaatcatgTGACAATATCTAATAGGTTATAAAAGAGGAATTATCAGCTGTGTTTTGGCCATGAATAATTCAGAACtgacatttaatttttgtcatgttTGTCCTACGAACATATTTCTTTTGCAGAATGTAAAAGAAAGGTGATGATGGTTAGTTTATGTAAGTGTGCTGGCTGTAAGTGATGCTAAGTATAATATTTTATGCAATTAAGGGCTTATGGAACATATTAAACCTTTTTTACTTTTATCGGTGATCAGGAACGTTTGCGCCCCCACTATTGTGTTGCTTCTGGATGTGAAGCCATGTGATGATTTCTGCTATTATATTAAGTGCCACAATTTTAATAAAGCAAATGTACATATGAAATCCTTGTAACTGGTATTTCCTGAGAAATAGGTCCTTGAAAATCAAACTTAATATCTTCCTATATTAAGTTTTGATGTGTGCATATGTGCGTTTATTGGAAATACTAGGATAGAACTTTCCTGTATATTTTATACTGGAATTTTAATGGGTCTCTTTTTTATGATTGACTGTAAAGTACTTGATATATACTAGGTTTATTAGGTGCTCACTGATTTTGTTAAGAGTTgattttatttcacctttttaGGGAATGAGATTAGTTGACATgtgatatacatatgtatttggaAGTACATTGAATATGATTCTTCTGTAGGTAGAGGCTGGATTGACACTGACCTTGCCCAGGGGAGGGCTGTGTGCCTGGGGCTAATTCACACCTGAGCCCTAACAGGTAGGATATGTTCCTCTTTACACCTGAGGCACAAGTGTTCCAACTCTGGCAGACCTGGCTTGGAATTCTCTGTTTCAGGGTGACCCAAACTCTGGGTCTCCAGCTGTCTGGGACTCTTCAATTCTTGCTACTTTAAAACTCAGATTCAGCTCTTGGAatgtattttattgcttttggatATTAAAATGTACACAGAAAACCTTGTCTGGCCTTTGTGATAGTTGATCTAGTTggagttttgtggtttttctaggcttcctttaaaagaaaagatgtagGTCCACAGTCCTTTATATGAGACCCTTGCATCCAAATGCATTTCAGAATCTGGATTTTAGAAAGTTAATACCAGTGCATATAAAGTGGGTTAAATGAGGCTTTTCCATCAGGGTTGGGCAGCTCCCTTTAATCAAACACATTAGTATTTCTGCAGTGAAACCATGAATACCCACCGACACTGAACTACACAGACCTGAAAAACAGCCTCATCTAAATTTCGGTCAGGTTTTGCCATCCATAGTTTGCAGCAGAtgtatttggaaagttttcattttttggaaCTTGCAGATTTTGAAATTCAGGGCAAGGAATTTTGGACCCGAActattttttgtattcttttattctttccccCCCTTTACCctactttgcttttcttattAAAGGGAGAGTGGAAACTGCCAGCTGGTGTGTGCGCAGCTGCTCCTGAGAAGGGGTTGGAACAGGCCTTCTGTGCTCGGCAGTGGGCGCAGTGCTGCCCCTCGAGCAGAGGCTGCGCGGTCCACAGCCTCCAGGAGGAGACAGTGAAGAGCCTGAGGATGACAGTGGGAAAGTGCTCACAGAGCGTTCAGTCAAATAAAGAGACATCGACAGGCCTGCTTTGGGGATGGGTGGGGCTGTCTTTCACCAGTGCCAGCTGACATCTTGTGTCCTTCCAGTGTTTTGCAGACCCCAAGGATAAGAGATAGTAGAAAACAGCAGTTAGGTGAGAGTTTAATTAGTCATGTGTGACTCAGGCTTCTAGCTGAGACTGAGAACCAGCAGGAGACACGTGGACACAGACATGGGAAGGGCTTTCCTTCCAGGAGCTGAGTCACTGTTGTGGGGCCAGCTCGTCTGCTACCCACAGGGTGCCTACCCTGCGGGCTGGAGCTGCAGCCTGCATGGAAGTTCTAAAACTCTGGCTTCGATGCTTCTTCTACAATTACCTTGTGTTGACAAATTTGGCCTGACGTGTCATCATTCCTTCACTGGTTTGGAAGCCGGTGCCGCACACGCCCGCTGTCAGGTGTGGGACAGGCCGGGGAGACTTGGATACCAAAGCCGACGTGAGTTACgttttattaaaaagtaagaaCTACGTGTTTAAAGTGTGTGCTTCTTTCTCTTGTAGTTGCTAAGTGGTCTGGGCGGGCCCTCGTTTCCTCTGGATACAAAGCCCAGGACAAAAGGTGAAGCTGCAATGACTGTTCAGATCAAAAGTCACTTTTTCACTCAGTGTGGTTAGACCTGCTTGTTTATACCCGACCCAgagtttatttgattttaaagcaCAGCCAGTCTGCAGTGGCATCTGCGATGCAGCGGAGACCGCTAAAGCCCCGTGAGAAGTGAGTGtgaggtcagggaagggaggggacaaaGCCACAGGAAGCGACCCAGCCTCGCACGCTTTGTTGGGGCGCGGGGCTGCCCGTCAGAAGAAGAGCTCCCACCCTGTTCCCCTCCCTGCAGGCGTGCAGACTGACGTGGGGGTGCCCGGGCTGGGGGGACGTGAGCTCGTGTAGGGGCTGTGGAGTTGGAGCCTGCAGGGGCGGGAACGGCTCGGGCTTGTTCTGCTGAGAGGTCTTAAGCAAGTCCATTTTGCTGCAAACCTTCCTTTACTATTATTAAAGCTGTTATTTTGATCTGCATCTTTTTGACTTCTGTCTGCTTCTCAGTCGCttcagaaactggaaaagaaataaggactATTTTTCGAGGTCACTAAAATATCAACACTCAATGGTTGATAACCACTTAGCATGTAGGGCTgtgtattggattggccaaaatgTTCGGGTTTTTCCgtgaaaacccaaatgaactttttggccaacccaatacatgccTCATTGGGTATGTCCATAAGCGTGGCCTTGCACCTTTAATGggaaatttaaattacatttataatgtACTTAAGAAGACAGGTTTGTGTAATACATCTTAGAATACAGCCCATCTaagaggttttttggttttttttaagctctttattggaatataatcgctttacattcttgtgccagcttttgaggtacaccagagtgaatcagctgtatttatatatatatccccacatcccctccctcccacgactccctcccatcctccctgtcctggccctctaaggcatcacccatcattgatctccctctgttatacagcaacttcccacttagctatctattttacggttggtagtgtatatatgtctatgctactcatTCTAACCAAGGAGAAATTCCTGATCACTCTGGAGAATGCAGCTATAAACAACTTCTTTCATGATGATTCCATATGGCAAAGGAGCAAAAAGATCTGATTTACACTTTTTGTTTAAAAGGTTCTATTCCCCatactttctctttcttgacCTCACTTTACCATCgacatcattttttaattttttgacatgTACACACATTCTATGAGAACCAAGCTAGCTTAGAAATGTTCCACGGTGATCCCATGTTCCATCTGCATCAGCTGGGTTGGaagagttgggtttttttggtttgttttgttttttgtacaaACATGTACAGGAGAGTAAATACAACACAAAAATGGCAACACTATTTATCATGACAATAGGAATGTCACAGGAAGAAAGcagacattaattttaaaaatcaagacttAGCTAAATGGAAAAGGCAAATACCAATTTATAAAGTCtgtccccgcccctgccccccactcccagAAACTAGAAGCATTAATATTCAG
This genomic window from Hippopotamus amphibius kiboko isolate mHipAmp2 chromosome 14, mHipAmp2.hap2, whole genome shotgun sequence contains:
- the SACS gene encoding sacsin isoform X4 — protein: MEKMPLQKLCNQIASLLPTHKDALRKFLASLTESSEKEKRIIQELTIFKRVNHSSSQGVSSYTRLKGCKVLHHTARLPADLRLSISVIDSSDEATIRLANLLKVEKVKTTSCLKLILKDTENAFYSHEEMTHLMLWVLENLSSLKSENPNVLDWLMPLKFIQISQEQLVSASELFDPDIEVLKDLFYDEEETCFPPSAFTSPDVLHSLRQIGLKNEASLREKDVVQVAKKIEALQASSCPNQDRLLKKARTLLLVLNKNHSLLQSPEGKMTLKKIQWVPACKERPPNYPGSLVWRGDLCDLCAPPDMCDAAHAILVGSSLPLVESVHVNLEKALGIFTEPGIDAVLKHFKAVVDWYTSKTFSNEDYYQFQHILLEIYGFMHDHLHEGKDDFRALKFPWVWTGKKFCPLAQAVIKPFHDLDLQPYLHSVPKTMAKFHQLFKACGSIEELTSDHISMVIQKVYLRSDQDLSEQESKQNLHLMLNIIRWLYSNQIPASPNTPVPIHHSKDPSKLIMKPIHECCYCDIKVDDLNDLLEDSMEPIILVHEDIPMKTAEWLKVPCLSTRLINPENMGFEQSGQREPLTVRIKNILEEYPSVADIFKELLQNADDANATECSFMIDMRRNMDIRENLLDPGMAACHGPALWSFNNSQFSDSDFVNITRLGESLKRAEVDKVGKFGLGFNSVYHITDIPIIMSREFMIMFDPNINHISKHIKDRSNPGIKINWSKQQKRLRKFPNQFKPFIDVFGCQLPLTVEAPYSYGGTLFRLSFRTQQEAKVSEVSSACYNTADIYSLVDEFSLCGHRLIIFTQSVTSMYLKYLKIEETNPSLAQDTVVIKKKSCSSKALTAPVVSVLKEAAKLMKTCDSSNKKPPADAPTSACILQITVEEFHHVFRRIADLQSPLFRGPDDDPAALFEMAKSGQSKKPSDELPQKTVECTTWLICTCMDTGEALRFSLSESGRRLGLVPCGAVGVLLAEIQDQKWTVRPQAGEVFCYLPLRIKTGLPVHINGCFAVTSNRKEIWKTDTKGRWNTAFMRHVVVKAYLEALSVLRDLAASGELMDYTYHAVWPDPDLVHDDFSVICQGFYEDIAHGKGKELTRVFSDGSTWVSMKNVRFLDDSILKRRDVGPAAFKIFLKYLKKTGSKNLCAVELPSAVKSGFEEAGCKQILLENTFSEKQFFSEVFFPNIQEIEAELRDPLMNFVLNEKVDEFSGILRVTPCIPCSLEGHPLVLPSRLIHPEGRVAKLFDTKDGRFPYGSTQDYLNPIILIKLVQLGMAKDDILWDDMLERAESVAEINKSDRGAACLRSSILLSLIDEKLKIRDPRAKDFAAKYQTIPFLPFLTKPAGFSLDWKGNSFKPETMFAATDLYTAEHQDIVCLLRPILNENSHSFRGCGSVPLAVKEFLGLLRKPTVELVVNQLKEVAKSVDDGITLYQENITNACYKYLHEAMTQSDITKTSIIEKLKTFSFILVENAYVDSEKVAFHLNFDAVPYLYQLPNKYKNNFRELFESVGVRQAFTVEDFALVLESVAQEKETKQITEENFQLCRRIISEGIWSLIREKKQEFCEKNYGQILLPDTNLKLLPAKSLCYNDCPWIKVKDTTVKYCHADIPREVAVKLGAVPKRHKALERYASNICFTTLGTEFGQKEKLTSRIKSILNAYPSEKEMLKELLQNADDAKATEICFVFDPRQHPVDRIFDDKWAPLQGPALCVYNNQPFTEDDVRGIQNLGKGTKEGNPCKTGQYGIGFNSVYHITDCPSFISGNDILCIFDPHARYAPGATSVSPGRMFRDLDADFRTQFSDVLDLYLGTHFKLDNCTMFRFPLRNAEMAKVSEISSVPSSDRMVQNLLDKLRSDGAELLMFLNHMEKISICEIDKATGALNVLYSVKGSITDGDRLKRKQFHASVIDSVTKKRQLKDIPVQQITYTMDTEDSEGNLTTWLICNRSGFSSMEKVSKSVVSAHKNQDITLFPRGGVAACITHNYKKPHRAFCFLPLSLETGLPFHVNGHFALDSARRNLWRDDNGVGVRSDWNNSLMTALIAPAYVELLIQLKKRYFPGSDPTLSVLQNTPIHVVKDTLKKFLSFFPVNRLDLQPDLYCLVKALYSCIHEDMKRLLPVVRAPNIDGSDLHSAVIITWINMSTSNKTRPFFDNLLQDELQHLKNTDYNITTRKTVAENVYRLKHLLLEIGFNLVYNCDETANLYHCLIDADIPVSYVTPADVRSFLMTFSSPDTNCHIGKLPCRLQQTNLKLFHSLKLLVDYCFKDAEENEIDVEGLPLLITLDSVLQTFDAKRPKFLTTYHELIPSRKDLFMNTLYLKYSNILLNCKVAKVFDISSFADLLSSVLPREYKTKSCTKWKDSFASESWLKNAWHFISESVSVKEDQEETKLTFDTVVDTLKDWALLPGTKFTVSANQLVVPEGDVLLPLSLLHIAVFPNAQSDKVFHALMKAGCIQLALSKICSKDSAFVPLLSRHTANIDSPASMLKAVHYMVQTSTFRAEKLVENDFEALLMYFNCNLNHLMSQDDIKILKSLPCYKSISGRYMSIVKFGTCYVLTKSIPSAEVEKWTQSSSSAFLEEKIHLKELYEVLGCVPVDDLEVYLKHLLPKIENLSYDAKLEHLIYLKSRLSSVEDVSAIREQLFEKLESLLVIHDASSRLRQAKHFYDRTVRVFEVMLPEKLFIPKDFFKKLEQLIKPKNQVAFMTSWVEFLRNIGLKHILSQQQLLQFAKEISVRANTENWSKETLQNTVDILLHHIFQERTDLLSGNFLKELSLIPFLCPERAPAEFIRFHPQYQEVNGTLPLIKFNGAQVNPKFKQCDVLQLLWTSCPILPEKATPLSIREQEGSDLGPQEQLEQVLSMLNVNLDPPLDKVINNCRNICNITTLDEDMVKTRAKVLRSIYEFLSAEKREFRFQLRGVAFVMVEDGWKLLKPEEVVINLEYESDFKPYLYKLPLELGTFHQLFKHLGTEDIISTKQYVEVLSRIFKNSEGKQLDPNEMRTVKRVVSGLFKSLQNDSVKVRGDLENIRDLALYLPSQDGRLVKSSLLVFDDAPHYRSRIQGNIGVQMLVDLSQCYLGKDHGFHTKLIMLFPQKLRPRLLSSILEEQLDEEAPRVCQFGALCSLQGRLQLLLSSEQFITGLIRVMKHENDSAFLANEEKAIRLCKALREGLKVSCFEKLQTTLRVKGFSPIPQSRSETFAFLKRFGNAVILLYIQHSDSKDINFLLALAMTLKSATDNLISDTSYLIAMLGCNDIYRISEKLDSLGVKYDSSEPSKLELPTPGTPIPAEIHYTLLMDPMNVFYPGEYVGYLVDAEGGDIYGSYQPTYTYAIIVQEVEREDADSSSFLGKIYQIDIGYSEYKIVSSLDLYKFSRPEESSQSRDSAPSTPTSPTEFLAPGLRSIPPLFSGRESHKTSSVKHHSPKKLKVNSLPEILKEVTSVVEQAWKLPESERKKIIRRLYLKWHPDKNPENHDIANEVFKHLQNEINRLEKQAFLDQNADRASRRTFSTSATRFQSEKYSFQRFYTSWNQEATSHKSERQQQNKETCPPAAGQTYSQRFFVPPTFKSVGNPVEARRWLRQARANFSAARNDLHKNANEWVCFKCFLATKLALIAADYAMRGKSDKDVKPTALAQKIEEYGQQLEGLTNDVHTLEAYGVDSLKTRYPDLLPFPQIPNDRFTSEVAMRVMECTACIIIKLENFIQQKA